One Pagrus major chromosome 15, Pma_NU_1.0 DNA window includes the following coding sequences:
- the ttc27 gene encoding tetratricopeptide repeat protein 27 — translation MPLDVEISILRGFLTASEATEWKQNRFSTAEVSSLLESLMAGNFEAVLQSHLVVDLLTGDGSCSEGEDIEAYLERRVLLYLTSGANNDQTNRELVVLALAVSCLHMFAQSNWTGPPVSIHISDLLPPALLSSQPQTLVEAIHSSLLLDGESVYSLVANPFLLLLARVILTKCSFEMESLQLLPWWILRYINLHQQILEACSQQLVDLAHSSMDKVLKCQSLLLEQRNLAIQLHLECVYTNLTYYEYQPAKEHIQRAQELSGLTINVTGALGKRTRFQHKYLAQLILEVKKKQDQPDQTDGQASLTPTPLASLPKDCSLGDDTVLDKINLAEPDQYELPDLSAEEQAVILGICVDFQRNNPIHKLTEEELLAFTSCILSQPKFWGVQVTALCLRTKLERGSTRCIERAMMQTQVIVDHFEDKNCPVTERLKLFYCCQALPRWAVQKQLASLLTDLGCISSALLIYEMLELWEDAVICYERLGQHGKAEEIVRRELEKKETPSLYCLLGDILRDHQYYDRAWELSGRRSARAMRSKALLHLNNKEFQQCVDCFEQSLKLNTMQLGVWFSLGCAYFALEGYEGAARAFQRCVGLEPDNAEAWSNLSTAYIRLQKKNKAFRTLQEALKCNYEHWQIWENFIVVSTDIGDFAEAIKAYHRLMDLRENYKDIQILQILVRAVVENLTDSHGEQAVKLQSKLRELLGRASSRHSSDPDIWRQYALVYGDGQSSNPEDNEKSLQFLSKAQHCKVQAGGWENEPGLFKEVIKEGIHMGEVAISCSKKKSNPAEALQMLSSSRLSLRSLATKAKQKHTDVATGQIHAELQEHVAALEQLITEMQELSGGLRDQLQPPST, via the exons ATGCCGCTGGACGTGGAGATCTCCATCCTCCGAGGCTTTTTAACAGCAAGCGAGGCAACGGAATGGAAACAGAACAGGTTCAGTACCGCAG AGGTGAGCTCTCTGTTGGAGTCCTTGATGGCGGGAAACTTTGAGGCGGTTCTGCAGAGCCACCTGGTGGTAGATCTGCTCACTGGAGATGGCAGCTGCAGTGAGGGGGAAGACATTGAGGCCTACCTGGAAAGACGGGTCCTGCTGTACCTGACTTCTGGCGCCAACAATGACCAGACCAACAG GGAGCTTGTAGTATTGGCCCTCGCTGTCTCTTGCCTCCACATGTTTGCCCAGAGTAACTGGACTGGTCCTCCGGTCTCCATTCATATCTCGGACCTGTTGCCCCCAGCCCTGCTCTCCTCTCAG CCGCAGACCCTGGTTGAGGCTATACACTCCAGCCTGCTCCTGGATGGTGAGTCAGTGTACAGCCTGGTTGCCaaccccttcctcctcctcctggccaGGGTTATTCTTACCAAGTGCTCCTTCGAGATGGAAAGCCTCCAG CTGCTGCCCTGGTGGATCCTGCGCTACATTAACCTGCACCAGCAAATCCTGGAGGCCTGTTCTCAGCAGCTCGTAGACCTGGCCCACAGCAGCATGGACAAAG TGCTGAAATGCCAGTCtctgttgttggagcagagaaACCTGGCTATACAGTTGCACCTGGAGTGTGTCTACACTAATCTGACGTACTATGAGTACCAGCCAGCCAAGGAACATATCCAGAGGGCCCAGGAGCTCTCAGGGCTGACTATCAATGTGACAG GTGCTCTTGGCAAACGGACCCGTTTCCAGCACAAGTACTTGGCTCAGCTCATTCTCGAGGTCAAGAAAAAACAGGACCAGCCCGATCAGACAGATGGTCAGGCCAGTCTCACCCCCACACCTCTGGCCAGCCTGCCCAAG GACTGCAGTTTGGGTGATGACACTGTGCTGGATAAGATCAATTTAGCGGAGCCAGATCAGTATGAGCTGCCTGACCTCAGTGCCGAGGAGCAGGCCGTCATCCTGGGCATCTG TGTTGACTTCCAGAGGAATAACCCTATCCACAAACTGACTGAAGAGGAACTCCTGGCATTCACATCT TGTATTCTGTCTCAGCCTAAGTTCTGGGGTGTACAAGTCACAGCACTTTGCCTCAGGACCAAACTGGAAAGAGGAAGCACACGATGTATTGAGAGAGCCATGATGCAAACTCAG gTGATAGTTGACCACTTTGAAGACAAAAACTGCCCCGTGACCGAACGACTCAAACTCTTCTACTGCTGCCAAGCGCTGCCCAGATGGGCTGTCCAG AAACAGCTGGCCAGCCTGCTGACAGACCTCGGCTGCATCAGTTCAGCCTTGCTCATTTATGAAATGCTTGAGCTCTGGGAGGATGCTGTTATCTGCTATGAGAGGCTTGGTCAACACGGCAAg GCCGAGGAGATCGTTCGTCGGGAGTTGGAGAAAAAAGAGACGCCCAGTCTGTACTGCCTCCTGGGAGATATATTGAGGGACCATCAGTATTACGACCGGGCGTGGGAGCTATCAGGTCGACGCAGTGCCAGAGCCATGCGCTCCAAAGCCCTGCTTCACCTCAACAACAAGGAGTTCCAGCAGTGCGTTGACTGCTTTGAACAGTCGCTTAAATTAAACACCATGCAg CTTGGTGTGTGGTTTTCCCTCGGTTGTGCCTACTTTGCCCTGGAGGGCTATGAGGGAGCTGCCAGGGCATTCCAGAGGTGCGTGGGACTAGAGCCAGAT AATGCAGAAGCGTGGAGCAACCTCTCTACCGCCTACATTCGCCTCCAGAAGAA AAACAAAGCCTTTCGTACCTTGCAGGAGGCCCTGAAGTGTAACTATGAACACTGGCAGATCTGGGAGAACTTTATTGTTGTGAGCACTGACATCGGTGATTTTGCTGAAGCCATCAAGGCATACCATCGTCTGATGGACCTCAGGGAAAACTACAAGGATATCCAG ATCCTACAGATCCTTGTAAGAGCAGTTGTTGAAAACCTGACGGACAGCCATGGAGAGCAGGCAGTAAAACTCCAGTCCAAACTGAGAGAGCTTCTGGGGCGGGCCAGTTCCCGTCACAGCAGTGACCCTGACATATGGCGGCAATACGCTCTGGTGTATGGTGATGGCCAAAGCTCCAACCCAGAAGACAATGAAAAG tcactGCAGTTCTTGTCCAAGGCTCAACACTGCAAAGTTCAGGCTGGTGGCTGGGAGAATGAACCTGGTCTCTTCAAGGAGGTGATCAAAGAGGGAATCCATATGGGTGAAG TGGCCATCAGTTGCAGTAAGAAGAAGAGTAATCCAGCAGAAGCTCTTCAGATGCTGTCCTCAAGCCGTCTCAGCCTCAGAAGTCTGGCCACTAAGGCAAAG CAAAAGCACACAGATGTGGCCACGGGTCAGATCCACGCTGAGCTGCAGGAACATGTCGCTGCTCTGGAGCAGCTCATTACAGAGATGCAGGAGCTGAGTGGAGGGCTGCGTGATCAATTACAACCACCGTCCACCTAA